A section of the Candidatus Dormiibacterota bacterium genome encodes:
- a CDS encoding ATP-binding protein encodes MPILPVTSAANAATTVAYPPVPRNVEATGLPFSFLSDLVLKVLYFHGSMLGGDIARHVCLPFSLVETTLKFLADEGYCASTGVRMAAMNAGESIATGMQFLISSAGRARARELIQLNQYAGPAPVPVEAYTAVAEHQAASDLRIDREALLGALDHLVLSDDLLGRLGPALNARQAIFLYGPPGNGKTSIAESCAGLLGEPVFVPRALYVHGEVIRFFDPVHHIEVAHGLPLHDRRWKLVERPVVKAGGELLPRMLDLGFDPLLGFYEASLQLKANGGLFLVDDFGRQQHMQPPDLLNRLIVPLERGIDHLNIARAGTSIAVPFTTLLILSTNLKPSDLMDEAFLRRVRFKVLVPDPTEEEYREIWRRECERNEVAWEPWAVDELLERQYRQVGRALHGVHPRDLLDHVVHAARYRGEPAELTAATLDLACDTYFVHGAEAW; translated from the coding sequence ATGCCCATCCTCCCCGTCACATCCGCGGCCAACGCCGCCACCACCGTCGCCTACCCGCCGGTTCCGCGGAACGTGGAGGCGACCGGCCTCCCCTTCAGCTTCCTCTCCGACCTGGTGCTGAAGGTCCTCTACTTCCACGGCAGCATGCTGGGCGGGGACATCGCCCGCCACGTCTGCCTGCCCTTCTCCCTGGTCGAGACCACGTTGAAGTTCCTGGCCGACGAGGGGTACTGCGCGAGCACCGGGGTGCGGATGGCCGCCATGAACGCCGGGGAGTCGATCGCCACCGGCATGCAGTTCCTCATCTCGAGCGCCGGCCGCGCCCGCGCTCGCGAGCTGATCCAGCTCAACCAGTACGCCGGCCCGGCGCCGGTGCCGGTCGAGGCGTACACCGCCGTCGCCGAGCACCAGGCCGCGTCCGACCTGCGCATCGACCGCGAGGCCCTGCTGGGCGCCCTGGACCACCTCGTGCTCTCCGACGACCTGCTCGGACGCCTCGGCCCCGCCCTGAATGCCCGCCAGGCGATCTTCCTCTACGGACCTCCGGGAAACGGCAAGACCTCGATCGCGGAGTCGTGCGCCGGCCTGCTCGGCGAACCGGTGTTCGTGCCCCGTGCGCTCTACGTCCACGGCGAGGTCATCCGCTTCTTCGACCCCGTCCACCACATCGAGGTGGCCCACGGGCTGCCCCTCCACGACCGGCGCTGGAAGCTGGTCGAGCGCCCCGTGGTCAAGGCGGGCGGGGAGCTGCTGCCACGGATGCTCGACCTCGGCTTCGATCCGCTGCTCGGCTTCTACGAGGCGTCGCTCCAGCTCAAGGCCAACGGCGGCCTCTTCCTCGTCGACGACTTCGGCCGCCAGCAGCACATGCAGCCGCCCGACCTGCTGAACCGGCTGATCGTGCCCCTGGAGCGGGGAATCGACCACCTCAACATCGCCCGAGCGGGGACGAGCATTGCGGTGCCCTTCACCACCCTCCTCATCCTCTCCACCAACCTGAAGCCGAGCGACCTCATGGACGAGGCCTTCCTGCGGCGGGTGCGGTTCAAGGTGCTGGTGCCCGACCCCACCGAGGAGGAGTACCGGGAGATCTGGCGCCGGGAGTGCGAGCGCAACGAGGTCGCCTGGGAGCCCTGGGCGGTCGACGAGCTGCTCGAGCGCCAGTACCGCCAGGTGGGCCGCGCCCTCCACGGGGTGCACCCCCGCGACCTGCTCGACCACGTCGTCCACGCCGCCCGCTACCGGGGTGAGCCCGCCGAGCTGACCGCGGCGACGCTCGACCTGGCCTGCGACACCTACTTCGTGCACGGCGCCGAGGCCTGGTAG
- a CDS encoding transglycosylase domain-containing protein, whose translation MRRFNEPPLPARPGPPGATPPPPSPARPRGAVLPPGVRRQRRSARTGMPPRVPGQPRTRRQRASASTGHALRQRRTPQMRALRIGLILLAVICGCGLAGVAAVYAAYQGYKTGLPDAQTLAGMEPPLDSRVVDGNGTLIGLLHDNGNRHQHIAIDQVSRWVKLATVDVEDRHFYENGSWDLPRIVKAGWDDVRHTGATQGASTITEQLAKISFLSPERSLDRKVKELILGIEIENNFSKNQILEMYLNRVSFGNHSIGIESAAQTYFQKRSRDLDLAEASMLAGLPNSPVYLNPLDHPAGQSVNPNAKARQLVVLQAMVNNGDITQQQASFAYQQPLVFHAAGESEPSVTNFMIYLRQYLDQHFGDAYIKPGGWTITATLDAKKQAIAEKSVHDGIQKIYDRYNAHDAAMVSMDPRNGAVVAMVGAWDPNNAGVGQLNMATRPLQPGSTIKVFTYTTAIATRKFTMTTPIVDGPIRLDDGSNSGYSPKNYDHSYHGVCPLMRCLGNSYNIPAVKVEAAVGIPTITDLEIAAGLTSLKDPRNRPKPNQFAATLGGLTYGVSPLEMANGISTIAAMGVHHDPTPVVRITDARGKVLYALDAKDQGHRVIPANAAYIISQITSNDSNRYAAFGPKGDLTLPDRRVSAKTGTTEFFSANWTLGWTPTLVNVVWVGNPSGSCLKPEDRAKADVRARLGDQLDDPLSPADLAHFGLSPKDDHCGHLEGSTGITGAAPIWHAYMSEALADQPKDWYPRPNDVVGSGPGEDTTFFLPGTTGPPPATSTGSGNPDIAGGGCYYYGAAADPSNPCRYVGTTAPGTGTAPPPAAPAPAPTANPPPPTQP comes from the coding sequence ATGCGACGCTTCAACGAGCCTCCCCTCCCCGCCCGTCCCGGCCCGCCGGGAGCCACCCCGCCCCCTCCGTCGCCGGCGCGACCTCGGGGCGCGGTGCTGCCGCCTGGGGTCCGCCGCCAGCGGCGGAGCGCCCGCACCGGGATGCCGCCGCGGGTGCCGGGCCAGCCACGGACCCGCCGGCAGCGGGCCAGCGCGAGCACCGGCCACGCCCTCCGGCAGCGCCGCACCCCGCAGATGCGGGCCCTGCGCATCGGGCTCATCCTCCTGGCGGTGATCTGCGGCTGCGGTCTCGCCGGTGTCGCCGCCGTGTACGCCGCCTACCAGGGCTACAAGACCGGGCTGCCCGACGCCCAGACCCTTGCAGGCATGGAGCCCCCCCTCGACTCCCGGGTGGTCGACGGCAACGGCACCCTGATCGGCCTCCTCCACGACAACGGCAACCGCCACCAGCACATCGCGATCGACCAGGTGTCGCGGTGGGTGAAGCTGGCCACCGTCGACGTCGAGGACCGGCACTTCTACGAGAACGGCTCGTGGGACCTGCCCCGCATCGTCAAGGCGGGATGGGACGACGTCCGCCACACCGGCGCCACCCAGGGCGCGTCGACGATCACCGAGCAGCTTGCGAAGATCAGCTTCCTCTCGCCGGAGCGGTCGCTCGACCGCAAGGTGAAGGAGCTGATCCTCGGCATCGAGATCGAGAACAACTTCTCGAAGAACCAGATCCTCGAGATGTACCTCAACCGGGTCTCGTTCGGGAACCACTCGATCGGCATCGAGTCGGCGGCGCAGACCTACTTCCAGAAGAGGTCGCGCGACCTCGACCTCGCCGAGGCGTCGATGCTCGCCGGGCTGCCGAACTCGCCGGTCTATCTCAACCCGCTCGACCATCCCGCCGGGCAGTCGGTGAACCCCAACGCGAAGGCGCGCCAGCTCGTGGTGCTGCAGGCGATGGTGAACAACGGCGACATCACCCAGCAGCAGGCGAGCTTCGCCTACCAGCAGCCGCTGGTGTTCCACGCCGCCGGCGAGAGCGAGCCGTCGGTGACCAACTTCATGATCTACCTGCGCCAGTACCTCGACCAGCACTTCGGCGACGCCTACATCAAGCCCGGCGGCTGGACCATCACCGCCACCCTCGACGCCAAGAAGCAGGCGATCGCGGAGAAGAGCGTCCACGACGGCATCCAGAAGATCTACGACCGCTACAACGCCCACGACGCGGCGATGGTGAGCATGGACCCGCGCAACGGGGCGGTGGTCGCAATGGTCGGCGCCTGGGATCCGAACAACGCCGGGGTCGGCCAGCTGAACATGGCCACCCGTCCGCTGCAGCCGGGATCGACGATCAAGGTGTTCACCTACACCACCGCGATCGCGACCCGGAAGTTCACGATGACCACGCCGATCGTCGACGGGCCGATCCGGCTCGACGACGGCTCCAACAGCGGCTACTCGCCCAAGAACTACGACCACAGCTACCACGGCGTGTGCCCGCTGATGCGCTGCCTGGGGAACTCGTACAACATCCCCGCCGTCAAGGTGGAGGCGGCGGTGGGCATTCCCACCATCACCGACCTGGAGATCGCCGCCGGGCTCACCTCGCTCAAGGATCCCCGGAACCGGCCGAAACCCAACCAGTTCGCCGCCACCCTCGGCGGCCTCACCTACGGCGTCAGCCCGCTGGAGATGGCCAACGGCATCAGCACCATTGCCGCGATGGGCGTCCACCACGACCCCACCCCGGTGGTGCGGATCACCGACGCACGCGGGAAGGTGCTCTACGCGCTCGACGCCAAGGACCAGGGCCACCGGGTGATCCCTGCCAACGCCGCGTACATCATCAGCCAGATCACCAGTAACGACTCCAACCGCTATGCAGCCTTCGGACCGAAGGGCGACCTGACCCTCCCAGACCGCCGGGTGAGCGCCAAGACCGGAACCACGGAGTTCTTCTCGGCGAACTGGACCCTGGGCTGGACCCCGACGCTCGTCAACGTGGTGTGGGTCGGCAACCCCTCCGGCTCCTGCCTCAAGCCCGAGGACCGCGCCAAGGCCGACGTGCGCGCCCGCCTGGGCGACCAGCTCGACGACCCGCTGAGCCCCGCCGACCTCGCCCACTTCGGCCTCTCGCCGAAGGACGACCACTGCGGCCACCTCGAGGGCTCGACCGGCATCACCGGCGCCGCGCCGATCTGGCACGCGTACATGAGCGAGGCGCTCGCCGACCAGCCCAAGGACTGGTACCCGCGCCCCAACGACGTGGTCGGCAGCGGCCCCGGCGAGGACACCACCTTCTTCCTGCCCGGCACCACCGGACCGCCGCCGGCCACCAGCACCGGCAGCGGCAACCCCGACATCGCCGGCGGCGGCTGCTACTACTACGGCGCCGCCGCCGACCCGTCGAACCCCTGCCGCTACGTCGGCACCACCGCCCCGGGCACCGGCACCGCACCGCCGCCGGCCGCTCCCGCGCCGGCGCCCACGGCCAACCCGCCGCCACCGACCCAACCCTAA